A region of Haliotis asinina isolate JCU_RB_2024 chromosome 9, JCU_Hal_asi_v2, whole genome shotgun sequence DNA encodes the following proteins:
- the LOC137296764 gene encoding caveolin-1-like, which yields MAEIDLENRDPNNINDHLKVQFEDVLAEPEGAHSIDCCWKCTNTCFNCAFKCCYMLLTLCGPLYGLYYGWSYAMLACAHIWQYTPQIRACEIDCIMMRKVYTICLNCCLTPCCESVGAIFSRIQVKK from the exons ATGGCTGAAATTGATTTGGAAAACCGTGATCCCAACAACATCAACGACCATTTGAAG GTCCAGTTTGAGGATGTCTTGGCTGAGCCCGAAGGTGCCCACAGCATTGACTGTTGCTGGAAGTGCACCAACACCTGCTTCAACTGCGCCTTCAAATGCTGCTACATGTTGTTGACCCTGTGTGGACCTCTGTATGGTCTCTACTACGGTTGGAGTTATGCCATGCTTGCCTGCGCTCACATCTGGCAATACACACCCCAGATCAGAGCCTGCGAGATCGACTGCATCATGATGAGGAAGGTGTATACTATCTGTCTCAACTGCTGCCTGACGCCATGCTGCGAGTCCGTTGGTGCCATATTTAGTAGGATTCAAGTGAAGAAGTAA